A region from the Phycodurus eques isolate BA_2022a chromosome 12, UOR_Pequ_1.1, whole genome shotgun sequence genome encodes:
- the jagn1a gene encoding protein jagunal homolog 1-A — translation MTSRVGHKAAATNGSDLKFKEKVTSHYQMSTSLKSEVRRLNVIHLLVWLLVAAQVAVSHLKLLSHDTVAMPYQWEYPYLLSLVPLLCSSLSLPKNNISYLVLSMISAGLFSVAPLIYGGMEMFPLAQQLYRHGKAYRFIFGFSAVTVMYLLMLVAVQVHAWQLYYMKKLLDSWFNATQEKKKK, via the exons ATGACGTCACGCGTTGGCCACAAAGCTGCTGCCACCAATGGAAGTGATTTGAAATTCAAAGAGAAGGTAACTTCACACTACCAGATGAG CACTTCCTTGAAGTCGGAGGTGCGTCGCTTGAACGTGATCCACCTCCTGGTTTGGTTGCTGGTGGCCGCCCAAGTGGCCGTGAGTCACCTCAAGCTGCTGTCGCACGACACCGTCGCCATGCCTTACCAGTGGGAGTACCCCTACCTACTCAGCCTGGTCCCCCTGCTGTGCAGCAGCCTGTCGCTGCCCAAGAACAACATCAGCTACCTGGTCTTGTCCATGATCAGCGCCGGACTCTTCTCGGTGGCGCCGCTCATCTACGGCGGCATGGAGATGTTCCCCTTGGCGCAGCAGCTGTATCGCCACGGCAAAGCGTACCGCTTCATCTTTGGCTTCTCGGCGGTGACTGTGATGTATCTGCTCATGCTGGTGGCCGTGCAAGTGCACGCGTGGCAGCTGTACTACATGAAGAAGCTGCTAGACTCGTGGTTCAACGCCAcgcaagagaagaagaagaaatga
- the tfg gene encoding protein TFG: MNGQLDLSGKLIIKAQLGDDIRRIPIHNEDITYDELVLMMQRVFRGKLQSNDEVTIKYKDEDDDLITIFDSSDLSFAIQCSRILKLTLFVNGQPRPLESSQVKHLRRELIELRNKVNTLLDTFEPPTEPGVAATAPESETVEGREGKVATTDPAAKHVTPVSAASMSAFDPLKNQDEVNKNVISAFGLSEDQPPAPPAAGPEERSGTPDSIASSSSAAPQPGLPPQVQAPFSGVQQGPPAGVDGQVYPQYQAPGGYPPQQPGAPPQPYGMQYPAGYSPQPGAPQPGPPQQQQFQNYAPPSSQAPAPGPPAPAPSFQGGQQQQQQPHSHPPQGPQQYPPGAFPPQNYTSQASQPANYSMPPNSQAAGYQPRPGYTPPPGNTVTPPPGAANPYARNRPPYGQGYAQPGPGYR; encoded by the exons ATGAACGGCCAGCTGGACTTGAGCGGGAAGCTGATCATCAAAGCCCAGCTGGGCGACGACATCAGACGCATCCCGATCCACAACGAAGACATCACTTACGACGAGCTGGTGCTCATGATGCAGCGTGTCTTCAGGGGCAAACTGCAGAGCAACGATGAGGTCACCATCAAGTACAAGGACGAAG ACGATGACCTCATCACCATCTTCGACAGCTCTGACCTCTCCTTCGCTATCCAGTGCAGTAGAATACTCAAGTTAACCTTGTTTG TGAACGGTCAGCCGAGGCCTTTGGAGTCCAGTCAGGTGAAGCACCTGCGCAGGGAGCTCATCGAGCTGAGGAATAAAGTCAACACCCTCCTGGATACCTTTGAGCCCCCCACAGAGCCCGGCGTGGCCGCCACAGCACCAGAAAGCG AAACTGTTGAGGGACGTGAAGGCAAGGTGGCGACAACAGATCCTGCTGCGAAGCACGTGACCCCAGTCAGTGCGGCCAGTATGTCCGCCTTTGACCCCTTAAAGAACCAGGATGAAGTCAACAAGAATGTCATCTCTGCTTTTGGTTTGAGCGAAGACCAGCCCCCAG CGCCGCCAGCAGCGGGCCCAGAGGAGCGCTCAGGGACCCCTGATAGCATTGCTTCCTCCTCGTCCGCAGCCCCTCAGCCAGGATTGCCTCCCCAAGTGCAGGCACCCTTTTCTGGAGTGCAACAGGGACCCCCAGCTGGCGTGGATG GTCAGGTATACCCGCAGTACCAGGCCCCAGGTGGATACCCTCCACAGCAGCCGGGTGCCCCCCCTCAACCGTATGGAATGCAGTATCCTG CGGGGTACAGCCCCCAGCCAGGAGCCCCCCAACCTGGTCCACCGCAACAGCAGCAGTTCCAGAACTACGCGCCCCCCTCCTCCCAAGCCCCGGCCCCAGGTCCACCGGCCCCGGCCCCCAGCTTCCAGGGtggccagcagcagcagcagcagcctcaTTCTCATCCTCCTCAGGGACCCCAGCAGTACCCGCCAGGAGCCTTTCCTCCCCAAAACTATACCTCCCAGGCATCGCAGCCGGCCAACTACAGCATGCCGCCCAACTCCCAGGCTGCCGGGTACCAACCTCGTCCGGGATACACCCCACCTCCGGGCAATACGGTCACCCCTCCGCCCGGGGCTGCTAACCCATACGCCCGCAACCGGCCCCCTTATGGTCAGGGCTATGCCCAGCCAGGCCCTGGGTACCGGTAA